From the genome of Malus sylvestris chromosome 13, drMalSylv7.2, whole genome shotgun sequence:
TAAAGAGAGGTAGAAAACTTGTGAAAATGACGTCAAAAGTTTAAAGCCAATTTATTTCCCCACCTCTAGTGtacatatatttttgtataaaaataattaagatataaattgtgaaaaaaaaggaggtcaaaagcccaaaataaccctgaacacaaatttattttggatgaaaaacttAGCAGAGTTAGGGTAAGATGCCAAATTAATAATTTCGAAAAATTAATATGACAAATTGCCTAAAAGTTTCAtatgacaaattaaaaatttgtaCAAGTTCATATGAAATTCTAAAAATTGTCCCACAAAAAATGAGGTCATTTGATTTAGTTTAACCAAATATTTATGTAGCtttaaattaaaactattttttgcatttgttttaaattttatgaCTATTTTGTCCATGATAGTAAATATGAAATTAAATTGAGAATTCCTTAATTAttatatgtttttcttttttcgaaTGTATTGAATCATATGATTTGCATTTTCAAAACATTCAAACAAATCAATCAATGAGCATGATATCTACACAACTATTTACCGATAGTAATGATATctataactttattttttatgaaataaatataacaaaatGTTCTATATATAAAGGTAATTTAACCAAAAGTCAATAAAATTTTTACTATTAAGCCATATATCAATgacatatttttgttttggacttaattaatGATATATTGTTATTAATTAGGCAAGGTCAATGATGAATGCCACACAGGCTTTAAGTTAgtgtaaattgtagctatggtcttaactttaactcaattgaagtaatggtccttcaactaaaaattcattaccattggtccctcaactcatcaaaacgtgcagctgtggtccctcaactaaaaatcaattatcattggtccctcaactttaattcaactggagaaatggtcgcttaactttaacctaattgtagcaatcatcattccaacataactcgttttgacaaaatttttgacgtagttgatgaaaatgaccataattacacactttgataagttgagggaccctaattatataaatggttaatccaacataacttattttgacaaaattttgaagaatttgatgaaaaggactatagctacacattttgataagttgagggaccaatggtaatggatttttagttgagagaccattgctccaatttgattaaagttcagGGATCATTCCTACAACTTACTTCTTTAAGTTATTATAAATAGTTAGAATTTGACTCTTctatccttctctctctctctctgtctctctctgtctctctctataTGAATGTCATATAGGCATTAAGCTATTATAAGTAGGGATTTAGATCTTATCCTAATCGGTTTTGTGAGGTGTGGAGGATCCGATGGATATCACCCATCGATACAAATCCAACAGCCAAAATCTCTACTCATTTCCTTTCTTCCCCTCACCTCTTCTCTTTTTCCTCACTTCGAAGCTCTCAACCTTGAACCACCAGAGCCCCAAATTCCAGATCAAATTCATCCCCACCTCAAAATCAGCCCCAACACCACCATAATTGACCCAATCCACAACCCTTAATTGCAGGTCCCTCACCTTACCCTCCCAAAATCAGCCCTCGCACCACCACATCTCTCAATTGTAGGTCCTTCAACCCTAACATTGCAACCAATGTTAACGAAGGAACAAACAGAGAGGTCGTGCAAATTGGTATGTTTTGGTTGCAGAGATCTTTTTCATAACTAAGGAACAattatagagagagaaacaaagttACAGTAGACAAAGAAATCTCAAATAtgtggaagaagaaagagacgACAAATAAAAAGCTAAAACAGTAAAAGATAGCAAAAATGACCTGCAATTGAATTTAGGGCTTGTTAACCACAGTGGGGTGTGTTGGGGCGAGGGAGAAAGAAGAGATGAGGGGGAAGAGAGGAAGGGGAAAAGGTTTTGCCCATTGGATTTCAATCCCCATTAAActgatccgaagaggatctgaATGCTATAAATATTTTCAACATGCATATTCTAtcactgtctctctctctctctttctctctctctcgccattCAATTACACCGAGGAGTCTGCTCAGCTAAAAAGAACGAAACTAGGTAAAAAACATTGTATTGTagtgtctgaatccaaatgtaaaaaacaaAGCTCGGAAACTGACACTGCATTACAGTGTTTGAAACGCAGTAGAAGTGTGAGTGATGGAAAAAACTGAACTAGGAAATGGACACTGCAACGTTtgaatccaaaaataaaaaacaaaactaggAAACGGCAGGGTTTGAATCCAAATCTAAAAAGGAACATGTAGGAGGCATGTGAGCGATGGAAAAAACAAAACTAGTAAATGGACATTGCAGCACTGTGTCTAAATCTAAATGTAAAAATAGAATAAGGAAACAGACAAGCAACATTTGATCCCTATTGACTTATTCCAAAATACAAAAACTATGAGAAATGAAGTGTTAGTAGAAGTGGGTGCCAACTATAGTGATggatttgataatttttgtttattttaaatgcatttaagtATTACAATACATGATTGACCTatttataattaacataaatattgttaatattgtgatttttttatttatgattttacATAAAATAACCCTAAATGCAATTGATGTTAATTTTAAGGGAAAGAAATATATTTAGCAATTAttctttttaataaaaactCATCTGCGGTCATAACTCCATGGCCATAAACTTAACAGAAAGTTGAACATAAATTAGCACAAGATGACCATATTTTTGCGATGGCGTTGGCGTCGCCTAGTATTTCGACGACTCACTGCATGTCGCCATACCGCAATTAttctttttaataaaaactCATCTGCGGTCATAACTCCATGGCCATAAACTTAATAGAAAGTTGAACATAAATTAGCACAAGATGACCATATTTTTGCGATGGCGTTGGCGTCGCCTAGTATTTCGACGACTCACTGCATGTCGCCATACCACCGCATAATGCTTTTGCAATGACATGGATgacatatatttatttttttgcgacggataatgttagggagaccaaattcATAAACAAAATGATATGATTGTTGGTGATTGGACTATTACTTAAGCATTGGTTAATTGGCTTACTTCCTATTGgtaacacatcatttgatttgcaaatttggtttaaaattttggtctccctagcattactttGTTGCGACGGAGTGTTACCAACGCCAAAGCAATTTTCCCTAGTAGTGACCACAAACCTCATAGCCGGCCACCACCTCCCTCTATTTATCTCGTCCCCCAAATTCAACATCCCAAAAGCCGAGCTACACCCCGTTACCCTCCTCCCCTCTCCACGCCCCTTCCCTTCACTCGAACCCTTACCCCTCTCATTTTCCCACATTGAAAACCTACAACCGACTCAAAACGGAGGCCGATGATCTGAGTCAAACAACTTAGGGCCATAAAGCTCCAAAATGTAAGTGACATGGAGAGGGTGAAGGAGATTTCCAATAAACGGTAGATTATGCCCTTCTGATTATGCTTTTATGTTGGAAACTTGGAAGCTTTTGGTAAAAGGGGCATAGGAGCAAAAGGCGCAGTGGCACAGAGTCTAAAATTTTTGAGGCGCCCTGAAAGTTTGATCCTCCTATATATTCCATATGAGTATAAATTTTCTACTAAAAATGAATTTTATTGAAAAGAGAAATTATCGTTATATAATTTTATCTATATTGCAATTGATTAATTGGAATCTATAcataatatatttatttttcacttttctccaGCAATAAAAACTTGTGTATTACTTTCTTTCACAAACACAAGTGTATTTTGTATCTCTCTTTCAGTCATGCTCTATTTTTTCATGGACGAACCCTAAATCGTAATTTCATGACAATTGGAGATTATTCAATTAGTAAAAGTGAGATGTTGGTTTCAATAAAGTTTGAAGAttgattgttgaattatgtaCAAATATATTGTCTGAAAGTTTTAAGTAAGAATGACCTTTTATATGAAATACGCAGAGGACCCTCCAAATGTCAAGAGACGACCCTgataaggaattttttttttattgtgactaGAATACAGATGGTACAccacatatttttatataagtggtggaaattttttttcttcaagttattagctttttaacacatataactCACTATTTGTATattgacacgtgatgtactatcCCGTGTTCTAgttacactaaaaaatatctCCCTGATGAGAGGAAAGAAGGGAAACGGATTGGGCATTGGGCGATGGGATGTTGGATTAGGAGAGGTGAGAGAGCGAGAGCGAGAGGTGGTGGTTGTGATTAGTTGGGGTGGAAgcttgggtgtgaacatggtgGTAATAACTGAAATACAGGTGTCAGTTACTGAGTGGTTAGAATGTAACAGCATAGACAAATTAGTTAGAAGTGGGGTATTATAAAAACAGTTGTAAAAatgtttgatcttcaatttcaataCAGTTAGTCATTTTCTTCCGCTGCTTATCGACCTTCTCTCTTCTCAAGCTTTCTTGAATTCTCTGATCTCCATTTTCTTGAAGGCATTTGTTCTTgttatcatggtatcagagccatcgATCGTGTGTGGGTTGGTGCTCCTCCAATTATAGTTCAACTAAGAGATCCAAGTGAACATGACAGAAGATACACAGATCACGTTTCATCTATGACTGATACTACTTCATTGCAGCAAGATATTGATGTACCTGAGTCTACTAATACATCACCTCTTCTATCCCAAAGACAGGAATCTGAAACACAGGAATCTGACACACAGGAATCTGAGTCATTACGATCATATCAGTCTACTCCCATACAAGATCTCACTCAACCCTTGTTGCCTGTCCTTGATCCAGCACAACTTCAGGTATTACTTCCTATCTTTGAGAGTGATTGGAATCAATCCTCTAGTTCTATTCCTCATGCTGATGTTAGAACTCATTCTATGCTCACGAGACTTCAAACTGGAGCAATTGAGCGCAGAAATTATGCTACCACGTATGCTAGTTTACCTGAAATACAGTCTTTACAAATTGCTGTTGATTCTCCGTGTTATACTGGATTTTCTCTTCTGGCTGAAAGTGTTGATTACGAAGAACCAAAGCATTTTAAAGTAGCAGCTACCAATTCAAATTGGCAACAAGCTATGCATGATGAATTTGATGCTCTTAAAGGGCAAGGAACTTGGATTCTTGTCCCTCCTCCTCCTAACCGAACCATTATTGGGAGTAAATGGGTATACAAGTTGAAGAAAAATCCTGATGGTAGTATATCTAGATACAAGGCACGTTTAGTGGCTCAAGGGTATACACAGGAGCATGGTCTTGATTACTCCGAGACATTTAGTCCTGTGGTCCGCCACACTACAGTGAGGTTAATCCTTGCACTTGCTACAAGTTACAAATGGGAACTTAGACAACTCGATATTAAGAATGCATTCCTACATGGTGAATTACAGGAAGAAATATACATGAAGCAGCCACGAGGTTTTCTAGATTCGAGGGCTCCGAATCATGTTTGCAAACTTGTTAAATCGTTGTATGGACTCAAACAGGCTCCACGAGCCTGGAATGCTAAATTCACAGGTGTATTACCATCTCTGGGGTTCACAGTCTCTCAAGCTGACACAAGTCTTTTTATCAAGATAGATGGCACCGATATTATCATTCTATtcttatatgtagatgatataaTCCTAACAAGTTCGAATGTCATCAAAATCCAGAATGTAATTACTGCTCTCAGTGAGATATTTGATTTGAAAGACATGGGCAAACTCACTTACTTCTTAGGGTTGCATATTCAGTACAAAAGCAATGGAGATGTGTTTATTAGCCAGACCAAATATGCAAAAGAACTACTCAAAAGAGCAGGAATGGAGAATTGTAGACCTGCACCAACACATGCCAAGCCTCATACTCAGTTACTCATGTCTGAGGGGGAACCGTTGCCTGATCCGAGTGTTTATAGAAGCATTGTTGGAGCCCTtcaatatttgactttcacGAGGCCTGATATAGCTCACTCTGTGCATGTTGTGTGTCAATATATGACATGTCCAACTGATACACACATGTTCTTGGTCAAACGGATACTACGCTATATTCAGGGGACTCTACATTATGGACTTACATATCATTCCGATGCTGATATTCACATTTCAGCGTATTCAGATGCTGATTGAGCCTCTGATATCAATACACGGAGGTCAGTTACCTGCTATGTCGTCTTTCTTGGTTCTAATCCCATTTCGTGGCAGTCGAAGAAGCAGTCTTCTGTCTCTCTCGAAGTtccacagaggctgaatataaaGCTCTTGCTCATTGCACAGCTTATGTGTGCTAGATACGGACACTCATGAGAGATCTCAATCAGTTCCTACATGCTCCTCCTgatttgtactgtgataatatcTCTACACTGTCTCTTAGCACAAATCCTGTCTTCCATTCCAGAATTAAACACCTGGATACTGATTACCATTTCATTCGAGAACGGGTGCAAAAGAAAGATATAGTGGTTCATTATGTCTCCACAGATAATCAAGTTGCCGATATTCTTACTAAATGGCTTCACGGTCCTGTGTTTGTTAAGCACTGTATCAATCTCAGCCTTGGTGTCCCTAGCTGCGATTGAGGGGGGGGTAATAACTGAAATACAGGTGTCAGTTACTGAGTGGTTAGAATGTAACAGCATAGACAAATTAGTTAGAAGTGGGGTATTATAAAAACAGTTGTAAAAacgtttgatcttcaatttcaataCAGTTAGTCATTTTCTTCCGCTGCTTATCGACCTTCTCTCTTCTCAAGCTTTCTTGAATTCTCTGATCTCCATTTTCTTGAAGGCATTTGTTCTTGTTATCAGGTGGTTGGGTTGGCGGCGGCTGTCGAGGTGGAGAAGTGGTGGTTAGAGCCTACACTGTTAACAAAATCTGGAGGCCAGATTCACCATATCAGCAGACAAACGAAATATCTGACTGAGTTAGCACAAAGGGACTAACGTTACACAATTTGACAAATTTGGAGAACAGCATTTAATAAATTTGTAGTCCATGACTAAAGTTATAATTAAATCATAGTTCAAGGAATATTTCTCCATTTTACTGTTGAACAAATCTACGAGAAAAGGTTGCTGTCTATGCCAAATTACTTTGGCTGCTTCAACTGTCCAACGTCACACTACTAGTTTCCCTTGTTAACTCATTATTTTATGAGATCATTGCCAATATTTTTTGTCTGCTACACGTCCTCGGCCGTATTTTATTGGTAAtgctagaaaaattaaatttgtaggtaaaattttgtaaattaaattatataaaaattaatgattgaattatcaTCTAAGTGTTGAATAatatgtttatttcttattagtgacacatcatttgatttgcaaatttaatcaACATATTTAACCTGCAACTCTAAATCGAAATCATAACAACAAATTGCTAACTAGTAATTAAGTTATTATTTTAAGGATAGTATTATTCACACATTCGTTTTACGTTCCacaattttgttaatttattcTCATTAgctttctttaattcatttgatccgatGACGGAAaattgagaagtaaaaatgtgtATGTAGATGCCACTACCCTATTTTGATTGATAGATTTTTAGCTCTGCCTgggagaattttttttaatgtgctGGGAACACCACCCTATACATCAAGTGTAATATTACAATTggttagaaataaaaataaataaattcaaccaattgtattatgacacttggtcTAACCCGTGTTTCCTACACTGAAATACATCTCACTTCGTGGAACTTTCTAgtctttttaatttatttttcttggtcCATTCAAACATCCTTTTGTGTACTGTGGATCTTAAGATAAATAACCAGGCCAAGGCCTCAGAAATATTGAGCTCTCAAACTCAAAGTAATACTGTAttattcagagagagagagagagagagaaagagagagatggggaGAGCTCCTTGCTGTGAGAAGATGGGACTGAAGAAGGGGCCATGGACTTCTGAAGAAGATCAAATTCTTACATCCTTCATCCAAAAATATGGTCATGGAAATTGGCGTGCCCTTCCAAAGCAAGCTGGTAATTACAAGTTACCTCATCTGGGTTTTTTCTCCCAAGATTTATAGGCCACAAAACCCGGCTCTTTAACCAAGATAATCATCTTTGCATTGCATGATGACAAATTTACAGTTCTATATACAACGTTATACAATTACATACCATGTGCAAACCTGAGCTAAGTTACCTATGAAAATATGTTCTCCTCTTTGCACCCAACTTTGAATTCCGCTCATTGAAGTTATAGATGAATTTAGTGTAGAATATCGATGGTATAAAAAGTTACATAAAATTTATGCATGTTTCATGTTGAATTATTAACAACTGCAAAATTCTTAATACCTGCTAAATTCCAATTGCTACTTGCTTTGAGCTTTGTACTCATCTTTctcacttgtttttttttttcttgaaatagGTTTGTTGAGATGTGGGAAGAGTTGCAGACTCCGGTGGATAAACTATTTGAGGCCGGATACCAAGAGAGGAAACTTTAcaagagaagaagaggaagctATCATTAAGTTGCATGATATGCTGGGTAACAGGTACATATATCAAAGCACCAacttttaattttcattcaGCTTTTAATTTGTAAGCTATATTTTCAAAACATGCATGTTTTACcattgacatatatatatatatatatatatatatatatatatatatatatatatatatatatatatatatatctagcCTGTTTACCCCGCTGCCAACTATCAACAACATACTCAACAAGGCTTGTTGTTGCAACAAAGAAAAGCATTTACACATGTACTCCAGTTCTAAGGTGGAAGCACAAATTCCTACTCTCTCTTCAGCCTCccttataaacaaaaaataaaataaccagGATCGTTTCTCGAACACACAATTCAAAGACACTGATTTTCTGTCAAAGAATTGCAAGTGGGAGCTGATCAAAAGATTCTCTTTTGGAAGCCACCACAATAGACTTGAAATTTAATTGTAAATCACAACCAACCATGCATTTGATAAATAATACGTGTTGTAGTTTTTTGTCTTTAATTGCTATGCAGGCACAACTCACACGTTGCagtcaaatttcaaatttaagcTTAAAATTTTAAGGCAATTAGTTACAATAAACATATTTTGACATTTCATTGCTAAATAATTAATGTTTATTATGTCGTCATTATATTATCGTTGTATTGTTATTATGTTAACGGTGTGTCGTCGACGTATAATTAATATGTATCATTCTCCAAACCAAATATCAAAATATGTTTACCATAggtatttttctaattttatacgTACTTGCTTAACAATAGTTAAACTATCTTGCAAATGCTTAATTTAATTCATTTCTTTCGTTTTCAGGTGGTCAGCAATTGCAGCAAGATTACCAGGACGCACCGATAACGAAATAAAAAATGTATGGCACACCAACTTGAAAAAAAGACTCAAAGACCATACTACAATAACATCACCAGCAAGTAGTAGTAATTGTACTTTCAATGTCACAAGCCAGTCTGCTGATCAACCTAAAAATATGAATTATCCACAGCCATCTTCTAGTGATGTTTCCTCCTCAGTCACAGAAGTCTCAGGTGCTTTGAGCAGCGATCAGGACACAATCATCGTCAAAGGTGAAAACATGGAGCCATGGGAAACCTTCCCTGAAATCGATGACAGCTTCTGGTCAGAGGCACTCTCAGCTAACAATTCCAGCACCCCATTACTATTTCCAAAGGCCGAAAATGATGAAACAATATCCGAGTTTCCGATCACCGCCAACGATTCGGAGGAATTGGGTTTTACTTTTGGTCTAAACTTGGATGATGGCATGGAATTTTGGTATGATCTTTTCGTTAGAACTGGTCATGGGGGAACACCAGAATTACCAGAATTTTGAGTTCTACTATTTCCTCTCTTTGGAGTTTAGGAGGAAATTTTAATTGGCGGTGAgaaatgttaaatttttttttatcttgtaTTTGACCGTTAACAAATTCTAGTCTGAACAGAAATTTCAATTTTGGGGgggggcgggggggggggggggtgtgtgCAAAAGtataaaaaagagaaagaaggtggatgaagaaattgatgATGACGAAAATGATGTAGCTgcattaatatttatatttcagAGACTTTGTTGATATATAATCCTCCTTAGCAGGTTCTTATTTGTTCAAAGTTTATGTGTAACAATAATGATTGTGACGAAAACGATACGTAGCTGGACTTTTTTTTACACCAAAATAAAAACTCATTGTTCTAATGTATGTAAATttaatatgtatgtgtgtgtgtgtgtgtgtgtattccaTTTTGCAGTAATTAAGTTATATATTGTGTGTTAAAAAAGGATATACggtaaaaccaaaattaaattgttctagtaaaaatataaataaaataaaaagcttACAACAACATAGTTCTAAGTTAGAACTTCTAACAATTGtatccaaagaaaaagaaaacatagtTCTAACAATCAACACAATAATATCAATACAAGAGTATTAAAAAGATGAATGGACGTTTATCAAAAGGCTATTTCGATTTCAAATACTCACTAACTAATACTCATGTCGGCAATATGATTATATACAAGACAATGCTTGAACAAGAAGTCAAATAAGGACATAAATTTTGTTAGCACAGGCATACATACACTGGATAAAATGGTGACTCATACAGAACTTTCCACTTGGGCGTATCTAAATCAACTCGAGAAAAAAATATCTCTAAACAAGTGTCTAGCATCATGCAATATGTGTCTGCaggaaaagagaaataaaacgaTCGAATATTGAGAAAAAAAGTACCACTAGTCCGGCCAAGAGTCGGTTGAATATTTTCTCGAGTCTTTGCtcgtatttttttttgttctttcttttttgtagtgggtttatacatattaaatTGATATTAGGAAAACGGAGCAAGTTCCTATATCTTGTTGACCATGTCATAGTCCAAAAGAGAGGTTCATGTATTTTTCTCATAACTTTACAAACTCCCGTGTCCGAGTGTAAATAACATTGTTAACGCCCACATTTTCCACAACTTCTCAATCCATGATTGATGAAGTTACCCTTTTTCTATATTAGGGTAATACTAGAGAGACTAAATAtgtaaacaaaatattaaaaactaaatgacatgaaagttgattattggtttattacttaagcattgATAAATGTGCTCAAatctattagtgacacatcatttttttgctaattttttctataaatttaGTTTCTTTAGCATTACCCTTTTTTATTAACAATGACATCTAGActttaagaccatctccaaaggagatgtcaaatataCCAAATAGAATTAAAAGACATTTAAGTGTTCTCCAATGGATATGCCATATATAGACCCTTTAAGGAAATggatccccatttttcaaaaaaaaaaaaaaaaaaaaaaaaaaaaattggggacACCCTCTTGACCATTAGAtctgactttaatgaaattctatggttgagattaaatcacatGCCACAGAATCTCAATCacagaatttcattaaagctaaatctaacggttaagagggtgtccccattttttttagaaaaatggagatcccttcccttagaccatctccaacccttgggctaaaagccaaattttttagctcggaaaatttagcttttagcctagaaacatattttctgctccaacccttctaccctaaaattttagcccggaattattaaagaatgaaattagcctaaatttttttcttaaatcaattttttttttaaataaatatgtagattattgtaaattaattttatgaacattttgatctaaaaaaatttaaattccgataaacatttcgcatttagcccggggggaaagctgaagggtatttggcccagaaatagcatttgacatttagcctaaaattttagcatgggttggagagtgtttgggggggtaatttggcttttagcccagggttggagatggtcttaaagGCTTCATGCCATATATGCTGTGGCATGTGAGTCATTTGACTCCTTGCTTTCTAGCTgcctttttttataacaaacaaagaaggagtcaaatatattttatttaatttttaatgcatGGGTCCCATTAACAACCAatagaataaaaactaaaactaattttgatattttttaatagttaatgtaactct
Proteins encoded in this window:
- the LOC126596269 gene encoding transcription factor MYB30-like, with translation MGRAPCCEKMGLKKGPWTSEEDQILTSFIQKYGHGNWRALPKQAGLLRCGKSCRLRWINYLRPDTKRGNFTREEEEAIIKLHDMLGNRWSAIAARLPGRTDNEIKNVWHTNLKKRLKDHTTITSPASSSNCTFNVTSQSADQPKNMNYPQPSSSDVSSSVTEVSGALSSDQDTIIVKGENMEPWETFPEIDDSFWSEALSANNSSTPLLFPKAENDETISEFPITANDSEELGFTFGLNLDDGMEFWYDLFVRTGHGGTPELPEF